The Candidatus Afararchaeum irisae genome window below encodes:
- the bioD gene encoding dethiobiotin synthase has translation MNTNGIFVAGTDTGVGKTVVAGGIARCLKDKGFDVNAVKPVESGGSDDAEFLSAASGDPVDEVCASVLEEPLAPRVAAEIEGRDLGYDSVLEHVVSRLSKDGFTVVEGVGGVRVPLVEGKEVIDLIEDLGVPVLIVARPSLGTLNHTALTVEAVERRNIEISGVVLNPYPENPDAAERTNPGEIEMMTGVEVVGKIPDIGVSEERVTPEEAAKSVRKSLATEVFGE, from the coding sequence ATGAACACGAACGGGATATTCGTAGCAGGAACCGACACAGGAGTAGGTAAGACAGTAGTCGCGGGAGGAATAGCGAGATGCCTGAAAGACAAGGGATTCGACGTGAACGCAGTAAAGCCCGTCGAGTCGGGCGGGAGTGACGACGCCGAGTTTCTTAGTGCGGCGTCGGGCGACCCCGTAGACGAAGTCTGCGCGTCGGTACTCGAAGAGCCCTTGGCTCCGAGAGTCGCGGCGGAGATAGAGGGACGTGACCTGGGCTACGACAGTGTACTCGAACACGTCGTATCGAGGTTATCCAAGGACGGCTTCACCGTCGTAGAGGGAGTCGGAGGCGTGAGGGTACCTCTCGTAGAAGGCAAGGAGGTAATAGACCTGATAGAAGACCTCGGAGTCCCCGTTCTCATTGTCGCACGTCCGAGCCTCGGAACCCTCAACCACACAGCGCTCACCGTCGAGGCAGTCGAGAGAAGGAACATAGAGATATCGGGGGTAGTCCTCAACCCGTATCCCGAGAATCCTGACGCGGCAGAGAGGACGAACCCCGGCGAAATTGAGATGATGACAGGTGTCGAGGTCGTCGGAAAGATACCCGATATCGGTGTCTCAGAGGAGAGAGTCACACCCGAGGAAGCTGCCAAATCCGTCAGAAAGAGCCTCGCGACAGAGGTATTCGGAGAGTAA